From Larus michahellis chromosome 5, bLarMic1.1, whole genome shotgun sequence, the proteins below share one genomic window:
- the LOC141743803 gene encoding interleukin-8-like, producing the protein MGLEGLSEMMLAAELRCQCIQTATGLTLPKQLANVEIIPEGPHCNTVEIIATLKNSQQICLDPQAKWVKIVINRILQR; encoded by the exons AGATgatgctggcagcagagctgcgGTGTCAGTGCATCCAGACTGCCACAGGATTAACGCTGCCAAAGCAACTGGCCAACGTAGAAATCATTCCTGAGGGCCCACACTGCAACACTGTGGAAATCAT AGCAACACTGAAGAACAGCCAGCAAATCTGTTTAGATCCCCAGGCCAAATGGGTGAAGATCGTAATTAACAGGATTCTACAAAGGTAA